In one Silene latifolia isolate original U9 population chromosome 10, ASM4854445v1, whole genome shotgun sequence genomic region, the following are encoded:
- the LOC141606480 gene encoding receptor-like protein EIX2 — translation MGNKVLITCLLTCTLFIFLNARWCCCIDNSPNNSTLRCKPYERAALLNFKHNVTYFNKNISSSWEGEECCNWGRVVCDNTTGHILELDLYGDWTNYLLKMEKLESMVYLLELRQLESLDLSHNDFSYSSIPTLMGSMKKLRYLSLSYASLGGLVPYELGNLTNLQLLDLSYNMLAGEIPASLGNLFNLKVLNLGKNNLSSITSSLRFPSNLESLDLFDNQLSGKIPTSLGNLSKLQTLSITNNPMEEFYADTCKINGQFPPWLQTQKNIKYLFLSDANIYGIMPSWFHTMQKLDWMDLSNNNLSGSPIFPINIIEIHLSNNSLSGEFLSNHSKIEVYGHAIFINLSDNKFSGPILQGLAQIMPYLKYLFLFNNQISGQIPNSLCQLTSLNVLDINNNSLSGEIPYCLAKLSYLSLVRLSYNKLKGHIPCFNNSESIHSNNGMDFFLHLNDNMLSGEIPSCLSDISNLKFLDIGGNQLSGKMLKWFKAEKFRALILLRLRGNKFSGTIPRQICSLPHLQLMDLGHNRFTGSIPRCLSNLTAMNSPSPYAPLGYGSSDAFSEVIQGIERAYTSTLPYLVDIDLSCNNLVGSIPGDMTKISGLLSLNLSYNQLFGTIPNNIGDLKKLISLDLSKNKLRGSIPTSIGEIYTLSHLNLSYNNLSGQVPTGNQLQVLSDQASIYAGNPYLCGDALPKKCKSKTKKQGKGTSDKINKDNKEKLKKMGFDMVVVSGFATGFWGVVGCLVLNMRWRNAFFQRVEDGYNWLYVIVILKVRVAKAKINMMR, via the exons ATGGGGAACAAAGTCCTAATAACTTGCCTACTCACTTGCACATTATTTATCTTTTTGAATGCAAGATGGTGTTGCTGCATTGACAACTCACCCAATAACTCAACCTTAAGATGTAAACCTTATGAAAGAGCGGCGCTGCTCAACTTCAAGCACAATGTCACCTATTTCAACAAAAATATTTCATCTTCGTGGGAAGGTGAGGAATGCTGCAATTGGGGTAGGGTGGTTTGTGATAACACAACCGGCCATATTCTAGAGCTCGATCTTTATGGAGACTGGACTAATTACTTACTTAAAATGGAGAAACTTGAATCCATGGTATATTTGCTTGAGCTCAGACAGCTGGAGAGTTTGGACCTGAGCCACAATGATTTCAGTTATAGCTCAATTCCGACATTGATGGGTTCGATGAAGAAACTCAGGTATCTCAGTCTCTCCTATGCTTCTCTGGGTGGGTTAGTTCCTTATGAATTAGGTAACCTCACTAACCTGCAACTCCTTGATCTTAGTTATAACATGTTAGCAGGTGAGATTCCGGCATCTTTAGGGAATCTATTTAATTTGAAGGTCCTAAATCTTGGGAAAAACAATTTGAGCTCAATAACATCCTCTCTTAGATTTCCATCAAATTTGGAGTCCTTAGATCTGTTTGATAATCAGTTGAGTGGCAAAATACCAACTTCATTAGGCAATCTTTCCAAGCTGCAAACTTTATCTATTACCAACAATCCAATGGAAG AGTTCTATGCTGATACCTGCAAAATTAATGGACAATTTCCTCCATGGCTTCAAACTCAAAAGAACATAAAATATCTCTTTTTATCTGATGCAAATATCTATGGAATCATGCCGAGCTGGTTTCATACAATGCAAAAACTTGACTGGATGGATCTTTCTAACAATAATCTTAGCGGATCTCCTATTTTTCCCATTAACATCATTGAGATTCACCTCTCTAATAACTCTCTGTCAGGGGAGTTTTTGTCAAATCACAGTAAGATTGAAGTATATGGCCATGCTATTTTTATTAATCTCTCAGATAATAAATTTTCTGGGCCAATTCTACAAGGTTTAGCTCAAATAATGCCCTACTTGAAATATCTCTTTCTTTTCAATAATCAAATTAGTGGCCAAATCCCAAATTCTTTGTGCCAACTTACGTCGTTAAATGTTCTagatattaataataatagtttaTCGGGCGAAATTCCATATTGTCTGGCCAAGTTGTCATATCTTTCTCTTGTTCGTCTCTCATACAACAAGCTCAAAGGACATATTCCCTGCTTTAATAATAGTGAATCCATCCATTCTAATAACGGTATggatttttttttgcatttgaatgacAACATGTTGAGCGGAGAGATCCCTTCATGCTTGAGCGATATCTCAAATCTGAAATTTTTAGACATTGGTGGAAACCAACTCTCAGGCAAAATGCTCAAGTGGTTTAAGGCCGAAAAATTTAGAGCCTTGATATTGCTAAGGCTTAGAGGAAACAAGTTTAGTGGCACTATTCCTAGGCAGATATGCTCATTGCCTCATCTCCAACTCATGGACCTTGGACATAACCGGTTTACAGGATCCATTCCTCGCTGTTTAAGTAACCTTACAGCCATGAATTCACCTTCACCTTATGCACCATTGGGGTACGGTTCAAGTGATGCCTTCAGTGAGGTAATCCAAGGTATAGAGCGTGCATATACGAGCACGCTACCATATTTGGTGGATATAGATCTCTCCTGCAATAACTTAGTGGGTAGCATTCCCGGTGACATGACAAAGATCTCCGGGTTGTTGAGCCTCAACTTGTCGTATAATCAGTTATTTGGAACGATTCCCAATAATATTGGGGATTTGAAGAAGTTGATTTCACTTGACTTGTCAAAGAATAAACTTAGGGGAAGTATCCCAACAAGCATAGGTGAAATATATACCTTGAGCCATCTTAACCTCTCTTACAATAATTTATCAGGCCAAGTCCCGACTGGCAATCAGCTACAAGTCCTATCTGACCAGGCGTCAATTTATGCCGGGAATCCTTATCTTTGTGGGGATGCTCTGCCTAAGaagtgcaaaagcaaaactaaaAAGCAAGGTAAGGGTACGAGCGACAAGATCAATAAGGATAATAaggagaagctcaagaaaatgGGATTTGACATGGTTGTGGTGTCGGGGTTTGCTACTGGTTTTTGGGGTGTTGTTGGGTGTTTGGTGTTGAATATGAGGTGGAGGAATGCATTTTTCCAGCGAGTTGAAGATGGTTATAACTGGTTATATGTGATAGTTATCCTGAAGGTGAGGGTGGCCAAAGCTAAGATCAACATGATGAGATAA
- the LOC141606479 gene encoding uncharacterized protein LOC141606479, giving the protein MGNIVKTCLLIYTFIFFNTTRCCSCKAGNSPNNSTLRCKPSERATLLNFKHNLTFFDEDVSSAWKGEECCKWRGVVCDNTTGHILELHLNGDDTNHVLKMEKLEYLLELKQLQSLDLSRNNFSYRSVPRFMGFMKQLRHLNLNSASLGGSIPYELGNLTNLLVLDLSINKLSGEIPASLGNLTSLKKLYLSTNNLTSIASSLTFPSNLEYVDLSSNLLSGEIPTSIGKLSKLKTLYITSNSLNGRVLSEPHFTNLSSLTVLDMSDTMLTLNLSSAWVPPFQLLTFDADSCKINGQLPPWLQTQKNLSELILSDANISGIMPRWFHTFQQLGFVDLSNNHLSGSPIFPINFYSIYLSNNSLSGFFPTNSKTEVYPNAKEIDLSNNLFSGPLLEGLGHIMPNLEIVILSNNQISGLIPNSFCQLMWLEFLDIQNNSLSGEIPNCFANISSLTLVCLSYNKLKGNIPCFNTSNSFGNEFCLHLNGNMLSGAIPSCLSDLTNLKVLDIGENHLSGKMIKWFSAVTFRELKILRLRKNKFSGTIPRQLCSLPQLQTLDLAHNRFSGSIPRCLSNLRAMTSLTKLDTSYQGLDSLDTSGVNEVIQGIERAYTSTLPYLVDIDLSCNNLVGSIPNEVTKMSSLLSLNLSHNQLSGTIPNNIGGLRSLISLDLSKNKLRGSIPTSMGALYCLSHLDLSYNNLSGPIPTGNQLQTLSDQASIYAGNPYLCGDFLLKKCKSKVGEQDKGRSNKGKGDNKEKLEKIGLDLVVMSGFATGFWGVVGSLVVNRRWRHAVFRRVEDGYNWLYVIVAMRVAQSRRINRR; this is encoded by the coding sequence ATGGGGAATATAGTAAAAACTTGCCTACTGATTTACACATTCATCTTTTTCAATACTACTAGATGCTGTAGCTGTAAGGCGGGTAACTCACCCAACAACTCAACCTTGCGGTGTAAACCTTCTGAAAGAGCGACCCTGCTCAACTTCAAGCACAACCTCACCTTTTTCGATGAAGATGTTTCATCTGCGTGGAAAGGTGAGGAATGCTGTAAATGGAGAGGGGTGGTCTGTGATAACACAACCGGCCACATTCTCGAGCTCCATCTTAACGGAGACGACACTAATCACGTCCTTAAAATGGAGAAGCTCGAGTATTTGCTTGAGCTGAAACAACTGCAGAGCTTGGACTTGAGCCGCAATAACTTCAGTTATAGGTCAGTACCGAGATTTATGGGTTTTATGAAGCAACTCAGGCATCTCAATCTCAATTCTGCTTCCCTTGGTGGATCAATTCCTTATGAATTAGGTAACCTCACTAACCTGCTTGTCCTTGATCTTTCTATTAACAAGTTATCAGGTGAGATTCCAGCATCTTTGGGGAATCTAACAAGTTTGAAGAAACTATATCTTTCAACAAATAATTTGACCTCAATAGCATCCTCCCTTACGTTTCCATCAAACTTGGAGTACGTAGATCTTTCTAGTAATCTACTGAGTGGAGAAATACCAACATCTATAGGAAAACTTTCCAAGCTGAAAACTTTATATATTACCTCCAATTCATTAAATGGCAGAGTTTTGTCTGAACCCCACTTTACTAATCTCTCAAGCTTGACAGTACTAGACATGTCTGATACCATGCTAACCCTTAACCTCTCTTCTGCTTGGGTGCCTCCATTCCAACTTTTAACATTTGATGCCGATAGCTGCAAAATCAACGGACAACTTCCGCCATGGCTTCAAACTCAAAAGAACTTATCAGAACTCATATTGTCTGATGCAAATATCTCCGGGATCATGCCAAGATGGTTTCATACATTTCAACAACTTGGGTTTGTGGATCTTTCTAACAACCACCTTAGCGGCTCTCCTATTTTCCCCATCAACTTTTACAGTATCTACCTCTCTAATAATTCCTTGTCTGGGTTTTTCCCAACTAACAGTAAAACAGAAGTATATCCTAATGCTAAAGAAATAGATctctcaaataatttattctcTGGGCCACTACTAGAAGGTCTAGGTCATATAATGCCCAACCTTGAAATCGTCATCCTTTCCAATAATCAAATTAGTGGTCTAATCCCCAATTCTTTTTGCCAACTTATGTGGTTGGAATTTTTAGATATTCAAAATAATAGTTTATCGGGCGAAATTCCAAATTGTTTCGCCAACATTTCAAGTCTTACACTAGTATGTCTCTCGTACAACAAGCTCAAAGGAAATATTCCTTGCtttaatacgagtaatagttttGGCAATGAATTTTGTTTGCATTTGAATGGCAACATGTTGAGCGGAGCGATCCCTTCATGCTTGAGCGATCTCACAAATCTGAAAGTTTTAGACATTGGTGAAAATCATCTCTCCGGCAAAATGATCAAGTGGTTTAGTGCCGTAACATTTAGGGAACTGAAAATACTTAGGCTTAGAAAAAACAAGTTTAGTGGCACTATTCCTAGGCAATTATGCTCCTTGCCTCAGCTCCAAACCCTAGATCTTGCCCATAATCGTTTTTCGGGATCCATTCCTCGTTGTTTAAGCAACCTTAGAGCAATGACTTCACTGACTAAACTTGATACATCATATCAGGGTTTGGATAGTTTGGATACAAGTGGTGTTAATGAGGTAATTCAAGGAATAGAGCGTGCATATACCAGCACGCTACCGTATTTGGTGGATATAGACCTCTCTTGCAATAACTTGGTCGGGAGCATTCCTAACGAGGTGACAAAGATGTCCAGCTTATTGAGTCTCAACTTGTCGCATAATCAGTTATCTGGAACTATTCCTAATAATATTGGGGGTTTGAGGTCATTGATATCATTGGACTTGTCAAAGAATAAGCTTAGGGGAAGTATCCCTACAAGCATGGGGGCACTATATTGCTTGAGCCACCTTGACTTGTCCTACAACAATTTATCAGGCCCAATTCCAACGGGCAATCAGCTACAAACTCTATCTGATCAAGCCTCAATATATGCCGGAAATCCTTATCTCTGTGGTGATTTTCTACTTAAGAAGTGTAAAAGCAAAGTGGGTGAGCAAGATAAGGGTAGGAGCAATAAAGGCAAAGGCGATAATAAGGAGAAGCTCGAGAAAATTGGGTTGGACCTGGTAGTAATGTCGGGATTTGCTACTGGTTTTTGGGGTGTTGTTGGGAGTTTGGTGGTGAATAGGAGGTGGAGGCATGCAGTTTTCAGGCGTGTCGAAGATGGTTATAATTGGTTGTATGTGATAGTTGCTATGAGGGTGGCCCAATCTAGGAGGATCAACAGGAGATGA
- the LOC141608666 gene encoding uncharacterized protein LOC141608666 has protein sequence MDFGHNHFTGYIPGCLSNIKGMTSPIPLLDFSRGVVSEVMQGIERSYTSSLPYLVDIDLSCNNLVGNIPHDMTKISGLMGLNLPYNQLSGTIPENIGSLKSLISLDLSKNKLRAKFLSKKCRSKVNKQDKGTSNEGKGRNKEILEKMGSDLVVMSGFATGFWGVVGCLVLNRRWRHAFFRRLEDGYNWLYVRVALRLRAAKSKINRR, from the exons ATGGACTTTGGACATAACCATTTTACGGGTTACATCCCTGGCTGTTTAAGTAACATTAAAGGCATGACTTCACCTATTCCACTGTTGGATTTCTCCCGTGGTGTCGTTAGTGAGGTAATGCAAGGAATAGAGCGTTCATATACGAGCTCTCTGCCATATTTGGTGGATATAGACCTCTCCTGTAATAACTTGGTGGGTAACATTCCTCATGACATGACAAAGATCTCCGGCTTGATGGGTCTTAACTTGCCGTATAATCAGTTATCTGGAACGATACCTGAGAATATTGGGAGCTTGAAATCATTGATCTCACTGGACTTATCAAAGAATAAACTCAGAGCAA AATTTCTGTCTAAGAAGTGCAGAAGCAAAGTTAACAAACAAGATAAGGGTACAAGCAATGAAGGCAAAGGCCGTAATAAAGAGATACTCGAGAAAATGGGGTCGGACTTGGTTGTGATGTCGGGATTTGCTACTGGTTTTTGGGGTGTTGTTGGGTGCTTGGTGTTGAATAGGAGGTGGAGGCATGCATTTTTCCGTCGTCTTGAAGATGGTTATAACTGGTTGTATGTGAGAGTTGCTCTGAGGCTGCGAGCAGCCAAGTCTAAGATTAACAGGAGATAA